A part of Cannabis sativa cultivar Pink pepper isolate KNU-18-1 chromosome 6, ASM2916894v1, whole genome shotgun sequence genomic DNA contains:
- the LOC115725306 gene encoding uncharacterized protein LOC115725306 isoform X2: MGGGAAMRAASKVAGVGVSVINQGGLRGTTVVPPVEQSVRNSSIPVSAILTSSSQTAKATAADMVGIQRPAWEMNDWEFAGGEDDMVMAVGEPLPRVVFDAVPSFQEAKEATVELKDALDKGPTVPNHALKAFKLLSTSTEAQNVVASIACDPNVWNAVLQNPVLKDFMESNQSIADFQEPVFGESCEVSSPGSQEAKDGNWFLDALKNVKLSVTEMVSSLSGYFQSIFGPSSDAKGDAKATFVDMSLGASFMGLATLAVMVIMLRRI; this comes from the exons ATGGGAGGAGGAGCAGCTATGAGAGCCGCTTCCAAGGTCGCCGGCGTTGGCGTCAGTGTCATCAATCAAGGCGGTCTTCGCGGCACCACGGTCGTTCCGCCTGTCGAGCAATCTGTACGCAATTCTTCAATTCCAGTCTCCGCGATCCTTACGTCGTCGTCTCAGACAGCCAAGGCTACGGCCGCTGACATGGTGGGGATCCAGAGGCCGGCGTGGGAGATGAACGATTGGGAGTTCGCCGGGGGCGAGGATGATATGGTTATGGCGGTGGGTGAACCCTTGCCGAGAGTTGTGTTTGATGCGGTCCCTAGCTTCCAGGAAGCTAAGGAGGCCACCGTTGAATTGAAAGACGCTTTAGATAA AGGCCCTactgtaccaaatcatgctctcAAGGCATTTAAGCTTTTAAGTACCAGCACTGAAGCACAG AATGTTGTAGCCTCCATTGCCTGTGACCCCAATGTCTGGAATGCTGTTTTGCAAAATCCTGTGCTTAAAGATTTCATGGAATCAAACCAATCCA TTGCTGACTTTCAAGAGCCAGTTTTTGGTGAGAGTTGTGAGGTTTCCTCTCCTGGGAGCCAGGAAGCTAAGGATGGAAATTGGTTTTTGGACGCACTGAAGAACGTAAAGCTTAGTGTGACTGAGATGGTTAGCAGCCTTTCCGGTTATTTTCAAAGCATATTTGGACCTTCTTCAGATGCTAAGGGAGACGCCAAAGCAACTTTTGTTGATATGAGCCTTGGAGCATCCTTCATGGGATTGGCGACCCTTGCTGTTATGGTGATTATGCTCAGACGTATTTAG
- the LOC115725306 gene encoding uncharacterized protein LOC115725306 isoform X1 gives MGGGAAMRAASKVAGVGVSVINQGGLRGTTVVPPVEQSVRNSSIPVSAILTSSSQTAKATAADMVGIQRPAWEMNDWEFAGGEDDMVMAVGEPLPRVVFDAVPSFQEAKEATVELKDALDKVYLSSPKSSGSEELAARDQVSGLSLFSNPELETKSCLVVDTVRGPTVPNHALKAFKLLSTSTEAQNVVASIACDPNVWNAVLQNPVLKDFMESNQSIADFQEPVFGESCEVSSPGSQEAKDGNWFLDALKNVKLSVTEMVSSLSGYFQSIFGPSSDAKGDAKATFVDMSLGASFMGLATLAVMVIMLRRI, from the exons ATGGGAGGAGGAGCAGCTATGAGAGCCGCTTCCAAGGTCGCCGGCGTTGGCGTCAGTGTCATCAATCAAGGCGGTCTTCGCGGCACCACGGTCGTTCCGCCTGTCGAGCAATCTGTACGCAATTCTTCAATTCCAGTCTCCGCGATCCTTACGTCGTCGTCTCAGACAGCCAAGGCTACGGCCGCTGACATGGTGGGGATCCAGAGGCCGGCGTGGGAGATGAACGATTGGGAGTTCGCCGGGGGCGAGGATGATATGGTTATGGCGGTGGGTGAACCCTTGCCGAGAGTTGTGTTTGATGCGGTCCCTAGCTTCCAGGAAGCTAAGGAGGCCACCGTTGAATTGAAAGACGCTTTAGATAA GGTATATCTGTCTTCACCTAAATCCTCTGGATCTGAGGAACTAGCTGCTAGAGATCAGGTGTCTGGTCTATCTCTGTTTTCAAATCCTGAGCTGGAGACTAAATCTTGTCTTGTTGTTGACACTGTTAGAGGCCCTactgtaccaaatcatgctctcAAGGCATTTAAGCTTTTAAGTACCAGCACTGAAGCACAG AATGTTGTAGCCTCCATTGCCTGTGACCCCAATGTCTGGAATGCTGTTTTGCAAAATCCTGTGCTTAAAGATTTCATGGAATCAAACCAATCCA TTGCTGACTTTCAAGAGCCAGTTTTTGGTGAGAGTTGTGAGGTTTCCTCTCCTGGGAGCCAGGAAGCTAAGGATGGAAATTGGTTTTTGGACGCACTGAAGAACGTAAAGCTTAGTGTGACTGAGATGGTTAGCAGCCTTTCCGGTTATTTTCAAAGCATATTTGGACCTTCTTCAGATGCTAAGGGAGACGCCAAAGCAACTTTTGTTGATATGAGCCTTGGAGCATCCTTCATGGGATTGGCGACCCTTGCTGTTATGGTGATTATGCTCAGACGTATTTAG